From the genome of Nasonia vitripennis strain AsymCx chromosome 1, Nvit_psr_1.1, whole genome shotgun sequence, one region includes:
- the LOC116417594 gene encoding colicin-E6-like: MLGLRVLLFIQAVFVIVCLSSCFCNESPNTLMEQPNVWEQNVDTLDDVTAVRKIRGFRKGGLGLRIFSKKPGNNNRKGQTPPGQSYHPPPQTKDITGIPGLESQKRKTPVQGGGGLRSRWQDSKGKNVYEWDSRHGELEKYRKSDGKHMGSFDPKTGNQNKVPDPKKNMDKKNM; encoded by the exons ATGCTAGGGTTGAGGGTGCTGTTATTTATACAGGCAGTTTTCGTTATTGTTTGTTTATCGTCCTGTTTTTGCAATGAGTCGCCAAACACGCTCATGGAACAGCCGAATGTTTGGGAGCAAAATGTCGAC ACTCTCGATGACGTCACAGCAGTGAGGAAGATACGCGGATTCAGAAAAGGAGGGTTAGGTCTCCgtatattttcaaagaaacCCGGTAATAACAATAGAAAGGGGCAAACGCCACCAGGGCAAAGTTACCACCCGCCGCCGCAAACTAAAGACATCACAGGAATTCCGGGCTTAGAATCGCAGAAACGAAAAACTCCAGTACAGGGTGGTGGTGGATTGAGATCCAGGTGGCAGGACTCGAAGGGAAAAAACGTCTATGAATGGGACTCGAGGCACGGGGAACTCGAAAAGTACAGAAAGAGCGATGGTAAGCACATGGGAAGCTTCGATCCAAAAACAGGCAACCAAAATAAAGTCCCGGATCCTAAAAAGAATATGGATAAGAAAAATATGTAA